The following proteins are co-located in the Conyzicola lurida genome:
- a CDS encoding DUF3515 family protein has product MKTPLRRSVLQLAAVSLIALGALTGCAQTVALEPAKFASDEGCAEVMVRLPDTVSDLALRETNAQGTGAWGSPASVLLRCGVEVPDPTSTLPCVLVDDVYWLRDDSEAPNYIFTTYGREPATEVIVNRDVTSPGPALFDLVGAVGATTEVGACTEIEDSLGADTVTPEATPTPAG; this is encoded by the coding sequence GTGAAAACCCCGCTCCGCCGTTCCGTCCTCCAGCTCGCCGCCGTCAGCCTGATCGCCCTCGGCGCCCTGACGGGATGCGCGCAGACGGTGGCGCTCGAACCGGCGAAGTTCGCAAGCGACGAGGGGTGCGCCGAGGTCATGGTGCGCCTGCCCGACACGGTGAGCGACCTGGCACTGCGCGAGACCAACGCGCAGGGAACCGGCGCGTGGGGTAGCCCGGCCTCGGTGCTGCTGCGCTGCGGCGTGGAGGTGCCCGACCCGACCTCGACCCTGCCGTGCGTGCTGGTCGACGACGTCTACTGGCTGCGGGACGACTCCGAGGCACCGAACTACATCTTCACGACCTACGGGCGCGAGCCGGCCACCGAGGTGATCGTCAACCGCGATGTCACCTCGCCCGGCCCGGCGCTGTTCGACCTGGTCGGTGCGGTCGGCGCGACCACCGAGGTGGGTGCCTGCACCGAGATCGAGGACAGCCTGGGCGCCGACACGGTGACGCCCGAGGCGACGCCGACGCCCGCGGGTTGA
- a CDS encoding Mur ligase family protein, producing MTIVLIASIVVGVYAAVVGAAKWLRVAQREHYIAPWVTRLAWLWVTVRVTNAVLLAVAVVLIAVAILVPAVQFLAPLVVLLLSFLPIGLGIRGTSAKLAWTDRLKRLTGVWAALVLVVGAALTLLVGPAGIALTVLALAPITDLALVIMKPVEKRLSRKYMLSARKRLQQVRPTIVAITGSYGKTSTKGYVAHVLASSFAVVASPASFNNLMGLSSAVNNRVIPGTEVFIAEMGVYGRGEIRELSESFPPDIAAITTIGEAHLARMGSREVIFQAKSEITEKARIVVLPIDEVELAGLAERCRVEGKTVITVSTRPGTDADVMVDADAGTVTVIEGTTVATAPIHVPGVGHAVNLAVAIGIARALDIPLAKIADRLSALPDSPHRAEVQQAASGVVVIDDTYNSNPVGSERALQGAAVIAAERGGPLVVVTPGMVELGHVQAARNEAFAASVAALGGHLFAIARVNRAALVKGAAGGPNPVRTFDTRTEAVAAALDQAGDRGVILYENDLPDHYP from the coding sequence ATGACCATCGTCCTCATCGCCTCGATCGTCGTCGGGGTCTACGCGGCCGTCGTCGGCGCAGCCAAGTGGCTGCGCGTCGCGCAGCGCGAACACTACATCGCGCCGTGGGTCACCCGCCTCGCCTGGCTCTGGGTGACCGTGCGCGTCACCAACGCCGTGCTGCTCGCCGTCGCGGTGGTCCTCATCGCGGTCGCCATCCTCGTGCCGGCCGTGCAGTTCCTCGCGCCCCTCGTCGTGCTGCTGCTGAGCTTCCTGCCGATCGGCCTCGGGATCCGCGGCACGAGCGCGAAGCTCGCCTGGACCGACCGCCTCAAGCGCCTCACCGGCGTCTGGGCGGCGCTGGTGCTCGTCGTCGGTGCGGCGCTGACGCTGCTCGTCGGCCCCGCCGGCATCGCGCTCACCGTGCTCGCGCTGGCCCCGATCACCGACCTGGCACTCGTCATCATGAAGCCCGTCGAGAAGCGGCTGTCGCGCAAGTACATGCTGAGCGCCCGCAAACGCCTGCAGCAGGTCAGGCCGACGATCGTCGCAATCACCGGTTCCTACGGCAAGACCTCGACCAAGGGCTACGTCGCGCACGTGCTCGCGTCGAGCTTCGCCGTCGTCGCGAGCCCCGCGAGCTTCAACAACCTGATGGGTCTCTCGAGCGCGGTCAACAACCGCGTCATCCCGGGAACCGAAGTTTTCATCGCCGAGATGGGCGTCTACGGCCGCGGCGAGATCCGCGAGCTGAGCGAGAGCTTCCCGCCCGACATCGCCGCGATCACCACCATCGGCGAGGCGCACCTGGCCCGCATGGGCAGCCGCGAGGTCATCTTCCAGGCCAAGTCCGAGATCACCGAGAAGGCCCGCATCGTCGTGCTGCCGATCGACGAGGTCGAACTCGCCGGTCTCGCCGAGCGCTGCCGCGTCGAGGGCAAGACCGTCATCACCGTGTCGACGCGTCCCGGCACCGACGCCGACGTCATGGTCGACGCGGACGCCGGCACGGTCACCGTCATCGAGGGCACCACCGTCGCCACGGCGCCGATCCACGTGCCCGGAGTCGGCCACGCCGTCAACCTCGCGGTCGCGATCGGCATCGCCCGCGCCCTCGACATCCCGCTCGCGAAGATCGCCGACCGGCTGTCGGCGCTGCCCGACTCGCCGCACCGCGCCGAGGTGCAGCAGGCCGCGAGCGGCGTCGTGGTCATCGACGACACCTACAACTCGAACCCCGTCGGATCGGAGCGCGCACTCCAGGGTGCGGCCGTGATCGCCGCGGAACGCGGCGGCCCGCTCGTCGTCGTGACGCCCGGCATGGTCGAGCTGGGACACGTGCAGGCGGCGCGGAACGAGGCGTTCGCGGCATCCGTCGCTGCCCTCGGCGGCCATCTCTTCGCCATCGCCCGGGTGAACCGTGCCGCCCTCGTCAAGGGAGCCGCCGGCGGGCCGAACCCGGTGAGAACTTTCGATACCAGAACCGAGGCCGTCGCTGCGGCGCTCGATCAGGCCGGCGACCGAGGCGTTATCCTCTATGAGAACGATCTGCCGGACCACTACCCGTAA
- a CDS encoding alpha/beta fold hydrolase → MITALADGRLLAEKTGATPPTVVALPGWMRSAADFSAIVDGQDAVSIHFPGFGVTAEPPTAWGSEDYAEEVAAAISSFGPVILVGHSFGGRVAVRLAAKYPQYVSGLVLTGVPLVRLTAAPTPALSFRIVRSLAKKGLLPKSVLEKQRQKRGSADYLAAQGVMRDILVRVVGENYDDDLARITAPVRMVWGENDTAAPADAGLAASQLIRGARFRTVAGAGHLMEGALRDAVRAELLELSTEIQS, encoded by the coding sequence GTGATCACCGCTCTCGCCGACGGGCGACTCCTCGCCGAGAAGACCGGAGCGACCCCGCCGACCGTCGTGGCCCTGCCCGGCTGGATGCGTTCCGCCGCCGACTTCTCCGCCATCGTCGACGGCCAGGACGCCGTGTCGATCCACTTCCCCGGCTTCGGGGTCACCGCCGAGCCGCCGACGGCGTGGGGGAGCGAGGACTACGCGGAGGAGGTCGCCGCCGCGATCTCGTCGTTCGGTCCCGTCATCCTCGTCGGCCACTCGTTCGGCGGACGCGTCGCCGTACGCCTCGCGGCCAAGTACCCGCAATACGTGAGCGGTCTCGTGCTCACCGGTGTGCCGCTCGTGCGACTCACCGCCGCGCCGACGCCCGCCCTGTCCTTCCGCATCGTGCGTTCGCTCGCGAAAAAGGGCCTGCTGCCGAAGTCGGTGCTCGAGAAGCAGCGCCAGAAGCGCGGGTCGGCCGACTACCTCGCCGCCCAGGGCGTGATGCGCGACATCCTCGTGCGCGTCGTCGGCGAGAACTACGACGACGACCTCGCGCGCATCACCGCGCCCGTGCGCATGGTGTGGGGGGAGAACGACACGGCAGCTCCCGCCGACGCCGGCCTCGCCGCCAGCCAGCTCATCAGAGGCGCACGCTTCCGCACCGTCGCCGGTGCCGGCCATCTCATGGAGGGCGCCCTGCGCGACGCGGTGCGCGCCGAACTCCTCGAACTCAGCACGGAGATCCAGTCATGA
- a CDS encoding NAD(P)H-dependent glycerol-3-phosphate dehydrogenase: protein MNSSDALDTLTLDAKARKVAVLGAGSWGTTFSKILADGGADVAVWARRPELAREITESNRNSDYLPGINLPERVTASASLPLVLEGAEQVFLSVPSQSLRANLEAVRELIPADAIVVSLMKGVEKGTGLRMSEVIEQVLGIDADRIAVVSGPNLALEIAKEQPTAAVVSSRSLENATLVAMTATNPYFRSFVNTDVIGTEFGGVLKNLIAVAIGIVDGVGYGENTKASIITRGLVEMTDFAVAYGARPETLSGLAGLGDLIATCESSLSRNNTAGRLLGQGYTFTDVVKQMNQTAEGLSSVGPVLELALAKGVEMPIVSQVAGVLAGTLNPRDIAPHLTTDPMPQGE from the coding sequence TTGAACAGTAGCGACGCGCTCGACACCCTCACCCTCGATGCGAAGGCCCGTAAAGTCGCCGTCCTCGGCGCGGGTTCGTGGGGAACCACCTTTTCCAAGATCCTCGCCGACGGCGGTGCGGATGTCGCGGTCTGGGCCCGTCGCCCCGAGCTCGCCCGCGAGATCACCGAGTCGAACCGCAACAGCGACTACCTGCCGGGCATCAACCTGCCCGAGCGGGTCACCGCGAGCGCGAGCCTGCCCCTCGTTCTGGAGGGCGCCGAGCAGGTCTTCCTCTCGGTGCCGAGCCAGTCGCTGCGCGCCAACCTCGAGGCCGTGCGCGAGCTGATCCCCGCCGACGCCATCGTCGTCTCGCTGATGAAGGGTGTCGAGAAGGGCACCGGCCTGCGCATGAGCGAGGTTATCGAGCAGGTGCTCGGCATCGACGCCGACCGCATCGCCGTGGTCTCCGGCCCCAATCTCGCGCTCGAGATCGCGAAGGAACAGCCCACCGCGGCCGTCGTCTCGTCGCGCAGCCTCGAGAATGCCACGCTGGTCGCGATGACCGCGACCAACCCGTACTTCCGGTCGTTCGTCAACACCGACGTCATCGGCACCGAGTTCGGCGGCGTGCTGAAGAACCTCATCGCCGTCGCGATCGGCATCGTCGACGGTGTCGGCTACGGCGAGAACACCAAGGCCTCGATCATCACCCGCGGTCTCGTCGAGATGACCGACTTCGCCGTCGCGTACGGCGCCCGTCCCGAGACGCTCTCCGGCCTCGCGGGCCTCGGCGACCTCATCGCCACCTGCGAGTCGTCGCTGTCGCGCAACAACACGGCCGGACGCCTGCTCGGCCAGGGCTACACCTTTACCGACGTCGTGAAGCAGATGAACCAGACCGCCGAGGGCCTGTCCTCCGTCGGACCGGTGCTCGAACTCGCCCTCGCCAAGGGTGTCGAAATGCCGATCGTGTCGCAGGTCGCCGGCGTGCTCGCCGGTACGCTGAACCCGCGCGACATTGCTCCGCACCTCACCACCGATCCGATGCCCCAGGGAGAGTAG
- a CDS encoding lysophospholipid acyltransferase family protein, giving the protein MSAIAKFKLTGVENVPGSGAFVLAPNHYSEIDPLVIGVAMWKIGRMPRYLAKASLFEVPVVGALLRASGQVPVERAGSGKRSNPLAAAKQIADQGLAVVIYPEGSLTRDPDLWPMRGKTGAVRTALEQGIPVIPAAHWGTQLVMPRYAKKISVFPRKTIHVRFGEPVDLSAYAGRVHDSVAMAEATDILMTAITELFEQLRGEKAPAERWDPAKHNQKDTGRFEQ; this is encoded by the coding sequence ATGAGCGCGATCGCGAAGTTCAAGCTCACCGGTGTGGAGAACGTGCCGGGGTCCGGCGCGTTCGTGCTCGCACCGAACCACTACAGCGAGATCGACCCGCTGGTGATCGGCGTCGCGATGTGGAAGATCGGGCGTATGCCCCGGTACCTCGCGAAGGCGTCGCTGTTCGAGGTGCCCGTCGTGGGCGCGCTGCTGCGCGCGTCCGGCCAGGTGCCGGTCGAGCGTGCCGGGTCGGGCAAGCGCTCGAACCCGCTCGCCGCGGCCAAGCAGATCGCCGACCAGGGCCTCGCCGTCGTCATCTACCCCGAGGGATCGCTCACGCGCGACCCCGACCTGTGGCCGATGCGCGGCAAGACCGGCGCCGTGCGCACGGCGCTCGAGCAGGGCATCCCCGTCATCCCGGCCGCCCACTGGGGCACCCAGCTGGTGATGCCGCGGTACGCGAAGAAGATCAGCGTCTTCCCCCGCAAGACCATCCACGTGCGCTTCGGCGAGCCCGTCGACCTCTCGGCGTACGCCGGCCGCGTTCACGATTCCGTCGCGATGGCCGAGGCCACCGACATCCTCATGACCGCCATCACCGAACTCTTCGAACAGTTGCGCGGCGAGAAGGCCCCGGCCGAACGCTGGGATCCTGCGAAACACAACCAGAAAGACACCGGCCGTTTTGAACAGTAG
- the murA gene encoding UDP-N-acetylglucosamine 1-carboxyvinyltransferase: MNSLVQDAHKAGERVGLKSDKIVINGGKPLRGRIEVRGAKNLATKAMVAALLAESPSVLKDVPDISDVGVVTGMLEAYGVSVTKTAEGELTFDPSNVERAHFSKIDALAGSSRIPILFCGPLLHRLGEALIPDLGGCRIGDRPIDFHLDALRAFGAIVDKSYEGIRLTAPNGLKGAEIELPYPSVGATEQVLLTAVRASGVTELKNAAIEPEIMDLIAILQKMGAIINVEPNRVIFIEGVDKLEGYNHRALFDRNEAASWASAALATEGDIFVGGAKQAELMNFLNIFRKVGGAFDIHEDGIRFYHPGGDLKPVVVETDVHPGFMTDWQQPLIVALTKAHGISVVHETVYENRFGFTDALIEMGADIVVHKDGLESVTRRVPRRPLEQAAVITGPTKLHGADIRVPDLRGGFSHLIAALTAEGQSTISNVGIISRGYEHFIDKLDALGADFVYEG, encoded by the coding sequence ATGAATTCTCTTGTGCAGGATGCCCATAAGGCAGGTGAGAGGGTCGGACTCAAGTCCGACAAAATCGTGATCAACGGCGGAAAACCGCTGCGTGGTCGCATCGAGGTCCGCGGCGCGAAGAACCTCGCGACGAAGGCCATGGTCGCCGCCCTCCTCGCGGAGAGCCCCTCGGTCCTCAAGGACGTCCCCGACATCAGCGATGTCGGAGTCGTCACGGGAATGCTCGAGGCGTACGGCGTCTCGGTCACGAAGACGGCAGAGGGCGAGCTCACGTTCGACCCGAGCAACGTCGAGCGCGCGCACTTCTCCAAGATCGACGCCCTCGCCGGTTCCAGCCGCATCCCCATCTTGTTCTGCGGACCGCTGCTGCACCGTCTCGGCGAAGCGCTCATCCCCGACCTCGGCGGCTGCCGCATCGGCGACCGCCCGATCGACTTCCACCTCGACGCCCTGCGCGCCTTCGGTGCCATCGTCGACAAGAGCTACGAGGGCATCCGCCTCACCGCACCGAACGGCCTCAAGGGTGCCGAGATCGAGCTGCCCTACCCGAGCGTCGGCGCGACCGAGCAGGTCCTGCTCACCGCCGTGCGCGCGTCGGGAGTCACCGAGCTCAAGAACGCGGCCATCGAGCCCGAGATCATGGACCTCATCGCGATCCTGCAGAAGATGGGCGCGATCATCAACGTCGAGCCCAACCGCGTGATCTTCATCGAGGGTGTCGACAAGCTCGAGGGCTACAACCACCGCGCTCTGTTCGACCGCAACGAGGCAGCGAGCTGGGCTTCGGCCGCACTCGCCACCGAAGGCGACATCTTCGTCGGCGGCGCCAAGCAGGCCGAGCTGATGAACTTCCTCAACATCTTCCGCAAGGTCGGCGGCGCGTTCGACATCCACGAAGACGGCATCCGGTTCTACCACCCCGGTGGAGACCTCAAGCCCGTCGTCGTCGAGACCGACGTGCACCCCGGCTTCATGACCGACTGGCAGCAGCCGCTCATCGTCGCGCTGACCAAGGCGCACGGCATCTCCGTCGTGCACGAGACCGTCTACGAGAACCGCTTCGGCTTCACCGACGCGCTCATCGAGATGGGCGCTGACATCGTCGTGCACAAGGACGGCCTCGAGTCCGTCACGCGCCGCGTTCCCCGTCGCCCGCTCGAGCAGGCGGCGGTGATCACGGGCCCGACGAAACTGCACGGCGCCGACATCCGCGTTCCCGACCTGCGGGGTGGCTTCAGTCACCTGATCGCCGCCCTCACCGCGGAGGGTCAGTCGACCATCAGCAATGTGGGCATCATCAGCCGCGGCTACGAGCACTTCATCGACAAGCTTGACGCGCTCGGAGCCGACTTCGTCTACGAGGGCTAA
- the leuD gene encoding 3-isopropylmalate dehydratase small subunit yields the protein MDKITTVTGIAVPIKRSNIDTDQIIPAVFLKRVTKTGFDDALFYGWRQDPEFVLNTPPFAAEPVTGARVLIAGPDFGTGSSREHAVWALRDYGFQAVISSRFGDIFRGNSGKQGLLAAQVGEPDVEKIWALIDAQPGIEIAVDLVAREIRIADLTVAFEIDDYTRWRLLEGLDDIGLTLRDEARITEFEARRESWRPLTLPAK from the coding sequence ATGGACAAGATCACCACCGTCACCGGCATCGCCGTGCCGATCAAGCGGTCGAACATCGACACCGACCAGATCATCCCGGCCGTCTTCCTCAAGCGCGTCACCAAGACGGGCTTCGACGACGCCCTGTTCTATGGATGGCGCCAAGACCCCGAGTTCGTCCTGAACACACCGCCGTTCGCGGCGGAACCCGTCACCGGAGCCCGCGTGCTCATCGCCGGCCCCGACTTCGGCACCGGATCCAGCCGCGAGCACGCCGTCTGGGCGCTGCGCGACTACGGGTTCCAGGCCGTCATCAGCTCCCGCTTCGGAGACATCTTCCGCGGCAACTCCGGCAAGCAGGGGCTGCTCGCGGCCCAGGTGGGCGAGCCGGACGTGGAAAAGATCTGGGCGCTCATCGACGCCCAGCCCGGAATCGAGATTGCCGTCGATCTCGTGGCGCGTGAGATCCGCATCGCGGACCTGACCGTCGCTTTCGAGATCGATGACTATACTCGGTGGCGCTTGCTCGAAGGCCTGGATGACATTGGGTTGACGTTGCGCGACGAAGCGCGCATAACGGAGTTCGAAGCTCGCCGCGAAAGCTGGCGACCACTGACCCTCCCCGCCAAATAA
- the leuC gene encoding 3-isopropylmalate dehydratase large subunit, producing the protein MTTQTPEAVRPRTLAEKVWDDHLVVKGEDGTPDLIYIDLHLVHEVTSPQAFDGLRQAGRPVRRLDLTIATEDHNTPTLAIDKPIADLTSRTQIQTLRNNAAEFGVRLHSLGDIEQGIVHVVGPQLGLTMPGITVVCGDSHTSTHGAFGAMAFGIGTSEVEHVLATQTLPLKAFKTMAITVEGTLRPGVTAKDIILAVIAQIGTGGGQGYVLEFRGSAIRALSMEGRMTICNMSIEAGARAGMVAPDQTTYDYLFGRPHAPTGQDWDDAVAYWDTLATDDDAVFDAEVFLDADTLEPFVTWGTNPGQGVSLSEPVPNPLDIDDPNERSAAERALEYMDIAAGTPMKDIKVDAVFMGSCTNSRIEDLRAFASIIKGKKKADGVRVMVVPGSARVRIEAEAEGIDQIVKEFGAEWRFAGCSMCLGMNPDQLAPGERCASTSNRNFEGRQGKGGRTHLVSPLVAAATAVRGTLSSPWDLENDETVAEPVEATSTEVTA; encoded by the coding sequence ATGACAACACAAACTCCCGAGGCCGTGCGGCCTCGAACGCTGGCCGAAAAGGTCTGGGACGACCACCTGGTCGTCAAGGGCGAGGACGGCACCCCCGACCTCATCTACATCGACCTGCACCTCGTGCACGAGGTCACCAGCCCGCAGGCCTTCGACGGACTGCGCCAGGCCGGCCGCCCGGTACGGCGTCTCGACCTGACGATCGCCACCGAGGACCACAACACCCCGACGCTCGCCATCGACAAGCCGATCGCCGACCTGACGAGCCGCACCCAGATCCAGACCCTGCGCAACAACGCCGCGGAGTTCGGTGTGCGCCTGCACTCGCTCGGCGACATCGAGCAGGGCATCGTGCACGTCGTCGGCCCGCAGCTCGGTCTGACCATGCCCGGCATCACCGTGGTCTGCGGCGACTCGCACACCTCGACCCACGGAGCCTTCGGCGCGATGGCGTTCGGCATCGGCACGAGCGAGGTCGAGCACGTGCTCGCCACGCAGACGCTGCCGCTCAAGGCATTCAAGACGATGGCCATCACGGTCGAGGGCACCCTGCGTCCCGGCGTGACCGCGAAAGACATCATCCTCGCGGTGATCGCGCAGATCGGCACCGGCGGCGGACAGGGCTACGTGCTCGAATTCCGCGGCAGCGCCATCCGCGCCCTCTCCATGGAGGGGCGCATGACGATCTGCAACATGTCGATCGAGGCCGGCGCCCGCGCCGGAATGGTCGCGCCCGACCAGACCACGTACGACTACCTGTTCGGCCGCCCGCACGCCCCGACCGGCCAGGACTGGGACGACGCCGTCGCCTACTGGGACACCCTGGCGACCGACGACGACGCCGTGTTCGACGCCGAGGTCTTCCTCGACGCCGACACCCTCGAGCCGTTCGTCACCTGGGGCACCAACCCGGGGCAGGGCGTGTCGCTGAGCGAGCCGGTACCGAACCCGCTCGACATCGACGACCCGAACGAGCGTTCGGCCGCCGAGCGCGCGCTCGAGTACATGGACATCGCCGCCGGCACCCCCATGAAAGACATCAAGGTCGATGCGGTGTTCATGGGTTCCTGCACCAACAGCCGCATCGAAGACCTGCGCGCCTTCGCCTCGATCATCAAGGGCAAAAAGAAGGCCGACGGCGTTCGCGTCATGGTCGTGCCGGGCAGCGCCCGCGTGCGCATCGAGGCCGAGGCCGAGGGCATCGACCAGATCGTCAAGGAGTTCGGCGCCGAGTGGCGTTTCGCCGGCTGCTCGATGTGTCTCGGAATGAACCCCGACCAGCTCGCCCCCGGCGAACGCTGCGCCTCCACCTCGAACCGCAACTTCGAGGGACGCCAGGGCAAGGGCGGCCGCACACACCTCGTGTCGCCGCTCGTCGCCGCCGCCACCGCGGTGCGCGGCACGCTGTCGTCGCCCTGGGATCTGGAGAACGACGAGACGGTCGCCGAGCCCGTCGAAGCGACGAGCACGGAGGTCACGGCGTAA
- a CDS encoding FHA domain-containing protein: MSDDFIAMPPPGIPAAPVPSPLDEEEAGFIDLPPGITVEPVTVTAPVERPLDDVVFVPTVIGAAPVLPAVEPVPEPVAEPVEASAAETNPVTLPQPWRLVPPTGDAIPVTGTLLLGRNPAASDRWPDAGLVALADETRSVSKTHALLELDDDAVWVSDLDSTNGVYVVTEGAPVEVVPGERVQIRDGAAVELGDYVLRLER; this comes from the coding sequence GTGAGCGACGACTTCATCGCGATGCCGCCGCCCGGGATCCCCGCGGCGCCGGTGCCCTCGCCTCTCGACGAGGAGGAGGCCGGGTTCATCGACCTGCCGCCGGGCATCACCGTGGAACCGGTGACGGTCACGGCGCCCGTGGAGCGCCCGCTCGACGACGTGGTCTTCGTGCCGACGGTGATCGGGGCGGCGCCGGTGCTGCCGGCCGTCGAGCCGGTCCCCGAGCCGGTCGCTGAGCCCGTCGAAGCGTCCGCCGCCGAGACCAACCCGGTCACGTTGCCACAGCCCTGGCGACTGGTACCCCCGACCGGCGACGCGATCCCGGTCACCGGTACCCTGCTCCTGGGACGCAACCCCGCGGCATCCGACCGCTGGCCCGACGCCGGGCTCGTCGCACTCGCCGACGAGACCCGCTCGGTGTCGAAGACGCACGCGCTGCTCGAGCTCGACGACGACGCGGTCTGGGTGAGCGACCTCGACTCCACGAACGGCGTGTACGTCGTCACCGAGGGCGCGCCCGTCGAGGTCGTCCCCGGCGAAAGAGTGCAGATCCGGGATGGCGCAGCCGTCGAACTCGGCGACTACGTGCTCCGCCTCGAGAGGTAA